In one Lycium barbarum isolate Lr01 chromosome 7, ASM1917538v2, whole genome shotgun sequence genomic region, the following are encoded:
- the LOC132601535 gene encoding uncharacterized protein LOC132601535 — MVAQSSLVGQVKACQYEDPHLAKIRDRVQNGGVKSFSIDGKGVLRCHGRLCIPMVGDVKQLILQDAHSSRYSIHPGASKMYQDLRGLYCWKEFAYNNIYQSSIQMASFEALYRHRCRSLVGCFELDEAQQLGPDWVRQALEKVAMIRERLKTAQSRQKSYADKKVHDVELLKGEKVFLKVSPMKGVMRFGRKGKLSPNYIGPYEILDRIGLVA; from the exons ATGGTGGCACAATCGTCCTTAGTGGGGCAAGTCAAGgcttgccaatatgaagatccccatcTTGCTAAAATACGAGATCGAGTGCAAAATGGGGGCGTTAAGTCATTCTCTATTGATGGCAAAGGCGTGTTACGTTGTCATGGTAGACTGTGTATTCCTATGGTGGGTGATGTGAAACAACTAATTCTTCAAGATGCTCATAGCTCGCGATACTCCATCCACCCAGGTGCTTCCAAGATGTACCAAGACTTGCGTGGATTATATTGTTGGAAAG agtttgcttataataacatcTATCaatcgagtattcagatggcgtcGTTTGAAGCCCTATATCGTCACAGGTGTCGTTCACTAGTTGGATGTTTCGAACTTGACGAAGCACAACAATTAGGTCCGGATTGGGTTCGGCAAGCCTTGGAGAAAGTAGCGATGATACGAGAACGACTTAAGACAGCACAAAGCagacagaagtcctatgcagataagaaAGTTCATGATGTGGAGTTATTGAAGGGTGAAAAAGTCTTCTtaaaagtttcaccaatgaaaggagttatgagatttggtcGGAAGGGTAAGCTAAGCCCTAATTATATCGGTCCTTAtgaaattttggacagaattggATTGGTGGCATAG